Proteins found in one Allorhizobium pseudoryzae genomic segment:
- the proV gene encoding glycine betaine/L-proline ABC transporter ATP-binding protein ProV — MAMTTETDGAAKAATPKISLKSVFKVFGERPEKALDLYRTGKSKAEVHAETGNSIGVVDASFDIFPGEIFVIMGLSGSGKSTLLRLLNRLIEPTDGSIEIDGQDITRMSRQELIALRRRDISMVFQSFALLPNRTVINNAAFGLEISGMGEEERKTRALAALEAVGLAGYADSKPDQLSGGMKQRVGLARALASEPTILLMDEAFSALDPLIRTEMQDELVRLQSEHSRTIVFVSHDLDEAMRIGDRVCIMQDGAVIQVGTPDEIVMNPANDYVRSFFRNVDVSQVFKAGDVARQTQVTIIERQGVSAAAALERMKSYDRDYAIILGRDRSYHGIVSRTSLIEKLRDKDPDPYRAAFLTEVEAIPADEPLSNVLGRVASSPWPVPVVDARRRYVGSISKSALLETLDRAS, encoded by the coding sequence GTCGAAGGCCGAGGTCCACGCCGAAACCGGCAATTCCATCGGCGTCGTCGATGCCAGCTTCGACATCTTTCCCGGCGAGATCTTCGTCATCATGGGCCTCTCCGGCTCCGGCAAATCGACGCTGCTGCGCCTCCTCAACCGCCTGATCGAGCCGACCGACGGTTCCATCGAAATCGACGGCCAGGATATCACCCGCATGTCGCGCCAGGAGCTGATCGCCCTTCGCCGCCGCGATATCAGCATGGTCTTCCAGTCCTTTGCGCTTCTGCCCAACCGCACGGTGATCAACAACGCCGCGTTTGGCCTCGAAATCTCCGGCATGGGCGAAGAGGAGCGCAAAACCCGGGCGCTTGCCGCACTCGAGGCCGTGGGGCTTGCCGGTTATGCCGACAGCAAGCCTGACCAGCTTTCGGGCGGCATGAAGCAGCGCGTCGGCCTTGCCCGCGCTCTGGCAAGCGAACCCACCATCCTTCTGATGGACGAGGCCTTTTCCGCACTCGACCCGCTGATCCGCACCGAGATGCAGGACGAACTGGTGCGCCTGCAGTCCGAACACAGCCGCACCATCGTGTTCGTCAGCCACGATCTCGACGAGGCCATGCGGATCGGGGACCGGGTCTGCATCATGCAGGACGGCGCCGTCATCCAGGTGGGCACGCCGGACGAAATCGTCATGAACCCGGCCAATGATTACGTGCGCTCGTTCTTCCGCAACGTGGATGTTTCCCAGGTCTTCAAGGCGGGCGATGTGGCGCGCCAGACGCAGGTGACGATCATCGAACGCCAGGGCGTTTCGGCGGCTGCGGCCCTGGAGCGCATGAAAAGCTACGATCGCGACTATGCGATCATCCTCGGTCGTGACCGCAGCTATCACGGCATTGTCAGCCGCACGTCGCTGATCGAAAAGCTGCGCGACAAGGACCCGGACCCGTACCGGGCCGCGTTCCTGACTGAGGTCGAGGCCATCCCGGCCGATGAACCGCTGTCGAACGTGCTGGGACGCGTCGCCTCCAGCCCCTGGCCGGTGCCGGTCGTCGATGCCCGCCGCCGTTATGTCGGCTCCATCAGCAAATCCGCCCTGCTTGAAACGCTCGATCGCGCCAGCTGA
- a CDS encoding ABC transporter permease yields the protein MNFEIGDGVDAIVNYILDNFSPALDAIAAAIGFVTGGILDLLTALPMLLGIAIFVLLSLWRVGIGFAVFTGVSLWLVQHMGLWTATMETLSLVIASTLIAMIIGLPLGIAMARKDTVAAGVRPVLDLMQTMPAFVYLIPAAMFFGLGAVPGTIATVIFAMPPVVRLTNLGIRQVHGEFIEAGQAFGCTASQLLFKVQLPNALPSIMAGINQTIMLSLSMVVIASMIGAGGIGNTVLTGIQRLDVGTGFEGGLAVVILAVILDRITQSLGKERSGLRSLFAWKPAETKVGQVRTATSG from the coding sequence ATGAACTTCGAAATCGGTGACGGTGTCGATGCCATCGTCAATTACATTCTCGACAACTTTTCCCCTGCCCTCGATGCGATCGCGGCCGCCATCGGCTTCGTCACGGGCGGCATCCTGGATCTTCTGACCGCGCTTCCGATGCTGCTCGGCATTGCGATCTTCGTCCTTTTGTCCTTGTGGCGGGTCGGGATCGGATTTGCCGTCTTTACCGGTGTGTCGCTGTGGCTTGTCCAGCATATGGGGCTGTGGACGGCGACGATGGAGACGCTGTCGCTCGTCATCGCCTCGACGCTGATTGCGATGATCATCGGCCTGCCGCTCGGCATTGCCATGGCGCGCAAGGATACGGTCGCCGCCGGCGTCCGTCCGGTTCTCGACCTGATGCAGACCATGCCGGCCTTCGTCTACCTGATCCCGGCCGCCATGTTCTTCGGCCTTGGCGCCGTGCCCGGGACGATTGCCACCGTCATCTTCGCCATGCCGCCGGTGGTGCGCCTCACCAATCTCGGCATCCGCCAGGTGCACGGCGAATTCATCGAGGCCGGACAGGCGTTTGGCTGCACCGCTTCGCAGCTGCTGTTCAAGGTGCAGCTGCCGAATGCCCTGCCCTCCATCATGGCCGGCATCAACCAGACGATCATGCTGTCTCTGTCGATGGTGGTCATCGCCTCGATGATCGGCGCCGGCGGGATCGGCAACACGGTCCTCACCGGCATTCAGCGCCTGGATGTGGGCACCGGCTTTGAAGGCGGCCTCGCCGTCGTCATTCTCGCGGTCATCCTCGACCGCATCACCCAGAGTTTGGGCAAGGAACGCAGCGGACTGCGCTCGCTCTTTGCCTGGAAACCAGCGGAGACCAAGGTGGGCCAAGTGCGCACCGCGACCTCCGGCTGA
- a CDS encoding glycine betaine ABC transporter substrate-binding protein, whose translation MFKSIASLGATIGLAALLASGTATLANAQDKQPVKIGWAAWSDAEFVTKLAAKIIEDDLGRKVDLVQTDVAPLYQGVSRGDLDFMMMAWLPQTHADYYKRVEDKVETLGTVYDGAKLGWVVPTYIPESEISSIADLSKPEVKEKLKNTVQGIDPGAGLTRLSQEALKTYELSDYKLQISSEAGMLTTVDRAYRSEDWFVATSWSPHWMFGKYKLRYIDDPKKALGDAEHVDILARKGFKDENPKVAGFLSRMKLPISDLEQAMFNAQETSYDEAVAKYIKDHPDQIKTWVGED comes from the coding sequence ATGTTCAAGTCAATCGCGTCGCTCGGCGCAACCATCGGCCTCGCGGCACTTCTCGCCAGCGGAACCGCCACTCTCGCCAACGCCCAGGACAAGCAGCCGGTTAAGATCGGCTGGGCTGCCTGGTCGGATGCCGAATTCGTGACGAAACTCGCCGCGAAGATCATCGAGGATGATCTCGGCCGCAAGGTCGATCTGGTGCAGACCGATGTCGCGCCCCTCTATCAGGGTGTCAGCCGCGGCGACCTCGATTTCATGATGATGGCCTGGCTGCCGCAGACCCATGCCGACTACTACAAGCGCGTCGAAGACAAGGTCGAGACGCTCGGCACGGTCTATGATGGCGCAAAGCTCGGCTGGGTCGTGCCCACCTATATTCCGGAAAGCGAGATTTCCTCGATCGCCGACCTCAGCAAGCCTGAGGTCAAGGAGAAGCTCAAGAACACCGTGCAGGGTATCGATCCGGGCGCCGGCCTGACCCGCCTCTCGCAGGAAGCGCTGAAGACCTATGAGCTTTCCGACTACAAGCTGCAGATCTCCAGCGAAGCCGGCATGCTGACCACCGTCGACCGTGCCTATCGCTCCGAGGACTGGTTCGTTGCCACCTCCTGGAGCCCGCACTGGATGTTCGGCAAATACAAGCTGCGCTACATCGACGATCCGAAGAAGGCACTCGGCGACGCCGAACATGTCGATATCCTGGCCCGTAAAGGCTTCAAGGACGAGAACCCGAAGGTTGCCGGCTTCCTCTCCCGCATGAAGCTGCCGATCTCGGATCTGGAGCAGGCGATGTTCAACGCCCAGGAGACCTCCTACGACGAGGCCGTGGCGAAATACATCAAGGACCATCCGGACCAGATCAAGACCTGGGTCGGCGAAGACTAA
- a CDS encoding helix-turn-helix domain-containing protein, whose product MGNDEFGWCLDAEDTLGGRLSLAREACEMTVEQVAFALSLDPDTLHYWESDRAAPSTDRLVVIADALNVSASWLMTGFGHGPHWDDLTDVPRRTLGRSPRHGHPSQNLP is encoded by the coding sequence ATGGGGAACGACGAATTCGGCTGGTGCTTGGATGCCGAGGATACGCTGGGAGGGCGCCTGTCTTTGGCGCGCGAAGCGTGTGAGATGACGGTGGAACAGGTTGCCTTTGCCCTCAGCCTCGATCCGGATACGCTGCACTACTGGGAAAGTGATCGCGCCGCACCGAGTACGGACCGGCTCGTCGTGATTGCCGATGCGCTGAATGTCTCGGCATCCTGGCTGATGACGGGCTTCGGACATGGCCCGCACTGGGACGATCTGACGGACGTTCCGCGCCGCACGCTTGGCCGGTCCCCGAGGCATGGCCACCCGTCACAGAACCTTCCCTAA